From a region of the Equus przewalskii isolate Varuska chromosome 2, EquPr2, whole genome shotgun sequence genome:
- the POU3F1 gene encoding POU domain, class 3, transcription factor 1, which translates to MATTAQYLPRGPGGGAGGTGPLMHPDAAAAAAAAAAAERLHAGAAYREVQKLMHHEWLGAGAGHPVGLAHPQWLPTGGGGGGDWAGGPHLEHGKAGGGGTGRADDGGGGGGFHARLVHQGAAHAGAAWAQGGTAHHLGPAMSPSPGAGGGHQPQPLGLYAQAAYPGGGGGGLAGMLAAGGGGAGPGLHHALHEDGHEAQLEPSPPPHLGAHGHAHGHAHAGGLHAAAAHLHPGAGGGGSSVGEHSDEDAPSSDDLEQFAKQFKQRRIKLGFTQADVGLALGTLYGNVFSQTTICRFEALQLSFKNMCKLKPLLNKWLEETDSSSGSPTNLDKIAAQGRKRKKRTSIEVGVKGALESHFLKCPKPSAHEITGLADSLQLEKEVVRVWFCNRRQKEKRMTPAAGAGHPPMDDVYAPGELGPGGGGASPPSAPPPPPPAALHHHHHHTLPGSVQ; encoded by the coding sequence aTGGCCACCACGGCGCAGTACCTGCCGCGGGGCCCCGGCGGCGGAGCTGGGGGCACGGGGCCGCTTATGCACCCGGACGccgcggcggcagcagcggcggcggcggcggccgagcGGCTGCACGCGGGGGCCGCGTACCGCGAAGTGCAGAAGCTGATGCACCACGAGTGGCTGGGCGCGGGCGCGGGCCACCCCGTGGGCCTAGCGCACCCCCAGTGGCTACCCAcgggaggaggcggaggcggcGACTGGGCCGGCGGCCCGCACCTGGAACACGGCAAGGCGGGCGGCGGCGGCACTGGCCGAGCCGacgacggcggcggcggcggcggtttCCACGCGCGCCTGGTGCACCAGGGGGCGGCCCACGCGGGCGCGGCATGGGCGCAGGGCGGCACGGCGCACCACTTGGGCCCGGCCATGTCGCCGTCGCCGGGGGCCGGCGGAGGCCACCAGCCCCAACCGCTCGGGCTGTACGCGCAGGCGGCCTAcccggggggcggcggcggcggcctggCCGGGATGctggcggcgggcggcggcggcgcggggccggGCCTGCACCACGCGCTGCACGAGGACGGCCACGAGGCGCAGCTGGAGCCGTCGCCTCCGCCGCACCTGGGCGCCCACGGACACGCACACGGACATGCACACGCGGGCGGCTTGCACGCGGCGGCGGCGCACCTGCACCCGGGCGCGGGCGGCGGTGGCTCGTCGGTGGGCGAGCACTCGGACGAGGACGCACCCAGCTCGGACGACCTGGAGCAGTTCGCCAAGCAGTTCAAGCAGCGGCGCATCAAGCTGGGCTTCACGCAGGCCGACGTGGGGCTGGCGCTGGGCACGCTGTACGGTAACGTGTTCTCGCAGACCACCATCTGCCGCTTCGAGGCCCTGCAGCTAAGCTTCAAGAACATGTGCAAGCTCAAGCCGCTGCTCAACAAGTGGCTGGAGGAGACCGACTCGTCCAGCGGCAGCCCCACCAACCTGGACAAGATCGCAGCACAGGGCCGCAAGCGCAAGAAGCGCACGTCCATCGAGGTGGGAGTCAAAGGCGCGCTCGAGAGCCACTTTCTCAAGTGCCCCAAGCCCTCGGCGCACGAGATCACGGGCCTGGCCGACAGCCTGCAGCTGGAGAAGGAGGTGGTGCGCGTCTGGTTCTGCAACCGGCGGCAGAAGGAGAAGCGCATGACCCCGGCGGCCGGAGCCGGCCACCCGCCCATGGACGACGTTTACGCACCCGGCGAGctggggccgggcgggggcggtGCATCCCCGCCCTcggcgcccccgccgccgccaccgGCCGCGctgcaccaccaccaccaccacacactgCCCGGCTCGGTGCAGTGA